CTGGCGATTAATCATGATCGCTACCTCCCGCCAGTGGTAAGGCTGGCTGATACTCACGCCATAGCTGTTCCTCTTCCGTGTTTAAGCGTTGCTTCTGCTGTTTGCAGGCTTGCAGATCGCGGCCTTTCTTACTGGCCTGTTTGAGGTAGGATTGTTTACGTTGCGTGAAGTCATGCAGGAATGCCCACGGCACACCGTAAGAGCCTGTTTTACGAATGGACGGAATAACCTCACCAAATACCCATTCACTAAAGCGATAGGCTGCCGTTCCCTCAACGGAAGCCTTACGGCTGCGGGCAATGAGTTTGTAGAAGCCTGACTCTGAAACAGTCGCCATCTTCTGCATACCGGCAAGGGTGGGTACTGAGTACCCCACCTTTTCATGCTCACCAAGTCGACGCAGTGGCACTTTGTGATCGGCTATCTCCAGTGCCTGGCAAACGTCTTTGGCTACAAACCACGGTTCACCAGAAATATTCACCACCCGCACTTTTGCACCTTCAAATTTGATAACAGAAATATCCTGTTCACCCACACTGAAAATATCGCTCTGGCCGTTTTTAGGGTGAGCAAATCCCTGACCGTTAAGGTCATTATTTTTTGATGTCATAAAATCAGGCTCCGTTAGCTGGCGGCGTAATCTGGGTACAGGCTCAGGATGTGGTTAATTTCTTGCTGGATAAGTGGCTGGTGGCCGTTAATATCGGCATTGTTGTTTACCAGCCTAATGACACGGGAAATATCATCACGCTTTGTAAACCGATAACGATAGTGACTGCCGATCCCGTCCGTGTTTGGTTCATCAATACGCTCTAACCGAATATCAAGCAGGCGTTCTAATTCCGTAGCGTAATTCCGGCCAGAAGAAAGGTAGCAATGGCGGAGAATGTCATTCTCAGTAAAGCCACCAGCACCGGAACGCAACATGAAGAGCCGTGCGCGATGTTTTTTAGGAACTGGTTTAATGGATAGGCTGGCGGTATGATCAGAAGCGTTACCTTTCTGACTGGCCGCCTGTAATGGGCGGTTTTTCATTTCCATCAAGCCACCTCACCACGCGATTCAGCAATACGCTGATTAATCCATTCATCGATCTCGCTTTTAATAAACGCGACGGAACGTGAACCGATTTTTACTGGATGCGGGAAGCGGCCTTGTGCAATGAGTTTGTAGATCCATGCTTTACTGTAGCCAGTACGACGCTGGGCTTCAGATAATCGTATGAGTGATATTGACATGTAGTCCCCTTGTTTGCTGTTTTTGTCAGTAGTAGGCGTTGAGATAAGCAAGGGGATTTCAGCATCAGGCAATGTACAATTCTGGAATATTCCGAAATTTTTCTAATTTTCCTTTTTAATAACGATCTATATCGACATCCTTTAACCACGCCGATACAGTTTTTCCTGATGGGATGGAAATGCCTTTTTCCTGAAACGCACGAGAAATGGAACTATCTGTATCTTCTAAGTATTTTCTTGGGGATTCTGCGACCTGAACGCCATAATTAATAGCTATTAATGACTTGATGAATTTCGCCATTGAGTTTGCTGTCTTAGAATTTGGCTTTGTTTCGTTAATGTCTCCCTTCCCATTTAGTATATTGTCAATTTTTAATAAATCATCTTTATACAAAATAAGGCTTTTTTTTGAAATTCTTCGCGATGAAGCTATGCTATATTCATCATCTGCATGTTTTTTATCGTTTATTTTAATCATTATTCTAAATTCAACATCGGAGTAATATGGCTTCAACCAAAAATCGTCATGTAAAGATGAGCCTCTACCCATTACATTGATGGAATCTTGGCATGGTATCCATAGACCAGATGCATAACCTTTAATTCGATAAACATTGGAAATACTATCTAACTCAAGATCGCTTGCACAAAAATTAGAATTTTTATCATTGTAATCAAAATAATTGTTGTGTGCGATTTCTTCTATTTCAGTGGTTTTCGTAATTAAGGGTGATGATGTTTCGATTCTTTCACCATTGATAGACAATATAGTTGACTCCATATCATCCAGATAAAAGGATATATTTATTTTTCCAATGGATTGCCAGTGAAAAAAATCATCCTCCTCACAAGAGAAAAACTTTGCAGCTCTTTCCAATGAACAATATTCAAAAGGTATTATTTTTTTTTCCATAATAGCGCCACCTCACGCCCTCTAATTTTGGCGGCTATGCCAGCCCGCAGAGGTGTACGGGTTTTCGGGGATCAGCCTAGACATAGCCTATTCTTTGTTCGTCTAAAGAAGTCTAT
This genomic interval from Pectobacterium aquaticum contains the following:
- a CDS encoding BRO-N domain-containing protein, whose protein sequence is MTSKNNDLNGQGFAHPKNGQSDIFSVGEQDISVIKFEGAKVRVVNISGEPWFVAKDVCQALEIADHKVPLRRLGEHEKVGYSVPTLAGMQKMATVSESGFYKLIARSRKASVEGTAAYRFSEWVFGEVIPSIRKTGSYGVPWAFLHDFTQRKQSYLKQASKKGRDLQACKQQKQRLNTEEEQLWREYQPALPLAGGSDHD
- a CDS encoding helix-turn-helix transcriptional regulator, coding for MSISLIRLSEAQRRTGYSKAWIYKLIAQGRFPHPVKIGSRSVAFIKSEIDEWINQRIAESRGEVA